The following coding sequences are from one Arcobacter nitrofigilis DSM 7299 window:
- the plsY gene encoding glycerol-3-phosphate 1-O-acyltransferase PlsY, whose product MDFLNTNLIFYILAYLIGSIPFGLLLAKTFAGVNIKEHGSKSIGATNVLRVVKETNPSLAKKLGLATVILDAIKGTIILLIAQAYGVSEATLWTIAVLAVIGHCYSIYLGLEGGKGVATGLGVFLVLIPIPTLIGAIVWGFCAKVLKISSLSSLLGLLAVIIAAIIFNNGLGVGSNAPMYLISFIIFYKHIPNIVRLIKKEELKAV is encoded by the coding sequence ATGGATTTTTTAAATACAAATCTTATTTTTTATATTTTAGCTTATTTAATAGGCTCAATTCCCTTTGGTTTACTTCTTGCTAAAACCTTTGCTGGAGTAAATATAAAAGAGCATGGAAGTAAATCAATAGGTGCGACAAATGTTCTAAGAGTAGTAAAAGAAACAAACCCAAGCTTAGCAAAAAAACTAGGTCTTGCAACTGTTATTCTTGATGCCATAAAAGGAACAATCATACTTCTTATTGCACAAGCCTATGGCGTAAGTGAAGCTACGCTTTGGACAATTGCTGTATTAGCTGTGATTGGACATTGTTATAGTATTTATTTAGGACTTGAAGGTGGAAAAGGAGTAGCGACTGGACTTGGTGTATTTTTAGTACTAATTCCAATTCCAACACTTATTGGTGCTATTGTTTGGGGATTTTGTGCAAAAGTTTTAAAAATCTCTTCTTTATCTTCTCTTTTAGGCTTGCTTGCTGTAATAATTGCTGCAATTATATTTAACAATGGTCTAGGAGTAGGCTCAAATGCACCTATGTATTTGATTTCATTTATAATTTTTTATAAACATATTCCAAATATAGTAAGACTTATAAAAAAAGAAGAACTAAAAGCTGTATAA
- the nadA gene encoding quinolinate synthase NadA, whose protein sequence is MNLKDEIIKLKEEIDVTLVAHFYQRDEVFELADITGDSLELAKKAMETSSKYIVFCGVGFMGESVKVMSPQKRVLMPKIACCAMARMIDVDYFDESLAKLNAMGVSSEELLPITYINSSAAVKARVGEMGGMVCTSSNAYKIIEKGLKSGKKIFFVPDRCLGQNFAKSLNLKSTVIGDGTDPKEADIICYDGFCSVHQLFSTDDIEFYRNKYPDILIAVHPECDPKICDMADFVGSTSQLIKFIKELPVEQKVAVGTEYNMVNRLREKNTYILSSTKPECPTMNETTLQDVYNCLKEIKDGKEVFSNEIFVNDNVIKWAKVALQRMFEV, encoded by the coding sequence TTGAATTTAAAAGATGAAATAATAAAATTAAAAGAAGAAATTGATGTAACTTTAGTTGCTCACTTTTATCAAAGAGATGAAGTGTTTGAACTAGCTGACATCACAGGTGATTCTTTAGAATTAGCTAAAAAAGCTATGGAAACAAGTAGTAAATATATAGTATTTTGTGGTGTTGGATTTATGGGTGAGAGTGTAAAAGTTATGAGTCCACAAAAAAGAGTTCTTATGCCAAAAATTGCCTGTTGTGCAATGGCTAGAATGATTGATGTGGATTACTTTGATGAATCATTAGCCAAACTAAATGCAATGGGTGTTTCAAGTGAGGAACTTCTTCCTATTACATATATTAATTCAAGTGCAGCAGTAAAAGCTAGAGTTGGAGAAATGGGTGGTATGGTTTGTACCTCTTCAAATGCCTACAAAATCATAGAAAAGGGATTAAAGTCTGGTAAAAAAATATTTTTTGTACCAGATAGATGTTTAGGACAAAATTTTGCAAAAAGCCTTAATCTAAAATCAACTGTTATAGGTGATGGAACTGACCCAAAAGAAGCAGATATTATTTGTTATGATGGTTTTTGCTCTGTTCACCAACTCTTTTCAACTGATGACATTGAGTTTTATAGAAATAAATATCCAGATATTTTAATTGCAGTTCATCCAGAATGTGATCCAAAAATTTGTGATATGGCTGATTTTGTAGGTTCTACTTCTCAACTTATCAAATTTATAAAAGAGTTACCAGTTGAACAAAAGGTTGCAGTTGGAACTGAGTATAATATGGTAAATAGATTAAGAGAGAAAAATACATATATATTAAGTTCAACTAAACCAGAATGCCCAACTATGAATGAAACAACTTTACAAGATGTTTACAATTGTTTAAAAGAGATAAAAGATGGTAAAGAAGTATTTTCAAATGAAATTTTTGTAAATGACAATGTAATCAAATGGGCAAAAGTAGCACTACAAAGGATGTTTGAAGTATGA
- the nadC gene encoding carboxylating nicotinate-nucleotide diphosphorylase, translating into MINIKKFVKNAIIEDNGRGDLFFDVAPKGRFTAKVISKDDGILAGEIYAKALSKTEKFDCKFLKHDGEQIKKGDIIAKLDGKAAVLLSSERTFLNMLQHASGIATMANSYASLIKDLDVVLLDTRKTRPQLRDFEKYASRVGGAINHRLGLDDCLMLKDTHLRTIINLKEFIQRARKRISWVTKIEIECETLDQVKDAMEAGGDIIMCDNMTPDQIREVVKFRNENYPHIVLEASGNINLKTVREYALSGVDALSSGSIIHQATWLDFSMKFD; encoded by the coding sequence ATGATTAATATTAAGAAGTTTGTAAAAAACGCTATTATTGAAGATAATGGTAGAGGAGATTTATTCTTTGATGTTGCTCCTAAGGGAAGATTTACAGCAAAAGTTATTTCAAAAGATGATGGAATTTTAGCTGGTGAGATTTATGCAAAAGCCCTATCAAAGACTGAAAAATTTGATTGTAAGTTTTTAAAACATGATGGTGAACAAATCAAAAAAGGTGATATTATCGCCAAGCTTGATGGAAAAGCAGCTGTTTTACTTTCAAGCGAGAGAACATTTTTAAATATGCTACAACACGCTTCAGGAATAGCTACTATGGCTAACTCTTATGCTTCTTTGATAAAAGATTTAGATGTAGTTTTGCTTGATACTAGAAAAACTAGACCACAACTTAGAGATTTTGAAAAATATGCAAGTAGAGTAGGAGGTGCAATTAATCACCGACTTGGACTTGATGATTGTCTGATGTTAAAAGATACTCACCTTCGAACAATTATAAATCTAAAAGAGTTTATTCAAAGAGCAAGAAAAAGAATCTCTTGGGTTACTAAAATAGAGATTGAGTGTGAAACCTTGGATCAAGTAAAAGATGCAATGGAAGCTGGTGGTGATATAATTATGTGTGATAATATGACACCAGATCAAATAAGAGAAGTAGTGAAATTTAGAAATGAAAATTATCCACATATAGTTTTAGAAGCTAGTGGAAATATTAATTTAAAAACTGTAAGGGAATATGCTTTAAGTGGAGTTGATGCTTTAAGTTCTGGAAGTATTATTCATCAAGCTACTTGGTTAGATTTTTCTATGAAATTTGATTAG
- a CDS encoding DHH family phosphoesterase — MSKDFLTNNKVNTASFVSALKLIEKSKYILIITHVNPDPDTICSGLALSNYLSENKIKHKVFNAGKNLPAKCDFIKRYEKITDQIPKFYDLVISVDCGTSNRFGITLPEDIPLINFDHHKSNDNFGTINIVDINKSSTSEIVYDFFRFNGLYITKNTAEALYVGIYDDSLAFTTPRCDEFTYEKINFLVKCGASPVYIADKFIKRDSLAKYRILPKIFNSLELLDEGKVATIYATKEWFEESGATTLETEVALDMVLNIAIVKVAIYFRIVNDKVRVSLRSKEKIDVSKVASTFGGGGHLNAAGCVIQTEDIFEAKEIILKEILEK, encoded by the coding sequence TTGAGTAAAGATTTTTTAACAAACAATAAAGTAAATACGGCTTCTTTTGTGAGTGCTTTAAAATTAATTGAGAAATCAAAATATATTTTAATAATCACTCATGTAAATCCAGACCCTGATACTATTTGTTCAGGACTTGCACTTTCAAATTATTTATCTGAAAATAAAATTAAACATAAAGTTTTTAATGCTGGAAAAAATCTTCCTGCAAAATGTGATTTTATAAAAAGATACGAAAAAATAACAGACCAAATTCCAAAATTTTATGATTTGGTTATTTCTGTTGATTGTGGTACTTCAAATAGATTTGGAATAACACTTCCTGAAGATATACCTTTGATAAATTTTGATCACCATAAATCAAATGATAATTTTGGAACAATTAATATAGTAGATATAAATAAGTCTTCAACTTCTGAAATAGTATATGATTTTTTTAGATTTAATGGATTATACATTACAAAAAATACAGCAGAAGCACTTTATGTAGGAATATATGATGATTCATTGGCTTTTACAACTCCAAGATGTGATGAATTTACTTATGAGAAAATTAATTTTTTAGTTAAATGTGGAGCTAGTCCTGTTTATATTGCGGATAAATTTATAAAAAGGGATTCTTTGGCAAAATATAGAATTTTGCCTAAGATTTTCAATAGCTTAGAACTTCTTGATGAAGGGAAAGTTGCAACAATATATGCAACAAAAGAGTGGTTTGAAGAGAGTGGAGCAACAACACTTGAAACAGAAGTTGCACTAGATATGGTTTTAAATATTGCTATTGTAAAAGTAGCGATTTATTTTAGAATTGTAAATGATAAAGTTAGAGTCTCTCTTAGATCAAAAGAGAAAATAGATGTTTCAAAAGTAGCTTCTACCTTTGGTGGAGGAGGGCATTTAAATGCCGCAGGTTGTGTTATACAAACTGAGGATATATTTGAAGCAAAAGAGATTATATTAAAGGAAATTCTTGAAAAATAA
- a CDS encoding M23 family metallopeptidase — protein MKNKSSFGKVVLFIFIIGAIVAGCFVYLSPMFEKNPPKVDFKDNIYWNLKSKLNLGISDDSGIKFYKVIFKDGNKEIVLDSKVLLEPEKNINLELKSPELDMFFKSNDVEIIVEAVDSSKWNFLEGNKVIDTFHLKIDRKKPVASVVANSFAVRRGGSALVIVKVEDENLKDAYITFNNEQRFDLIPFYKENYYAAIIAWPIKIEKFNIVNLVAIDKADNKSIIKVPLYIRNRKDDKSKIKISDAFIQNVSTKVLEQSGKDVPDNLADVFLKENEVLRNKNVQKIEEVSRKFMDRDLVSGFNLIPFKRLENAATAGRFGQERSYYHNGIKIDEAWHLGIDWASVKKADIFTTNKGRVIFNDYLGIYGNAIIIDHGFGLQSLYAHTSSSNVTVGEEVKENQKIANTGATGAVLGDHLHFGVLVQGIEVDPLEWMDKNWIKTRITDIISDAKKVIDSK, from the coding sequence TTGAAAAATAAAAGTAGTTTTGGGAAAGTAGTATTATTTATATTTATAATAGGTGCCATTGTAGCTGGTTGTTTTGTTTATTTATCACCTATGTTTGAAAAAAATCCCCCAAAAGTAGATTTTAAAGATAATATATATTGGAATTTAAAAAGTAAACTAAACCTTGGGATTAGTGATGATAGTGGTATTAAATTTTATAAAGTAATATTTAAAGATGGAAATAAAGAGATAGTATTAGATTCAAAAGTGTTATTGGAACCAGAAAAAAATATCAACTTGGAACTAAAATCACCAGAACTTGATATGTTCTTTAAAAGTAATGATGTTGAAATAATTGTTGAAGCAGTTGATAGTAGTAAATGGAATTTCTTAGAGGGTAATAAAGTTATTGATACTTTTCATTTAAAAATTGATAGAAAAAAACCTGTAGCTTCAGTTGTAGCTAACTCTTTTGCAGTTAGAAGAGGTGGAAGTGCTTTAGTTATTGTAAAAGTTGAAGATGAAAATCTAAAAGATGCTTATATTACATTTAATAATGAGCAAAGATTTGATTTAATTCCTTTTTATAAAGAAAACTATTATGCTGCAATAATTGCTTGGCCAATAAAAATAGAAAAATTTAATATTGTAAATTTAGTTGCAATTGATAAAGCTGATAATAAATCAATAATAAAAGTACCTTTATATATAAGAAATAGAAAAGATGATAAATCTAAGATAAAAATTAGTGATGCATTTATTCAAAATGTAAGTACAAAAGTTTTAGAACAAAGTGGAAAAGATGTACCTGATAATTTAGCTGATGTATTTTTAAAAGAAAATGAAGTTCTAAGAAATAAAAATGTACAAAAAATAGAAGAAGTATCTAGAAAATTTATGGATAGAGATTTAGTAAGTGGTTTTAATCTTATTCCTTTTAAAAGATTGGAAAATGCTGCAACTGCTGGAAGATTTGGACAAGAAAGATCATATTATCATAATGGAATAAAAATAGATGAAGCTTGGCATTTAGGTATTGATTGGGCAAGTGTAAAAAAAGCTGATATTTTCACTACAAATAAAGGTAGAGTAATTTTTAATGATTATTTAGGAATTTATGGAAATGCTATTATAATAGACCATGGCTTTGGTTTACAGTCTCTTTATGCTCATACGAGTTCTTCAAATGTAACAGTAGGTGAAGAGGTTAAAGAGAACCAAAAAATTGCAAATACTGGTGCTACTGGTGCTGTTTTAGGAGATCATTTACACTTTGGTGTTTTAGTTCAAGGAATAGAAGTAGATCCTTTAGAGTGGATGGATAAAAATTGGATAAAAACAAGAATTACAGATATCATAAGTGATGCAAAAAAGGTAATAGATAGCAAATGA
- the lpxC gene encoding UDP-3-O-acyl-N-acetylglucosamine deacetylase, with protein MKQRTIAKAVEIVGIGLHKGVPVKMRLEPLEANQGIIFYRSDEALTIPLKIENVVDTKMATVIGKDGIVISTIEHLLSAVYAYGIDNLRVVLDNDEVPVLDGSSSGYCMLIDEVGIKELSESKKVIKIKKEVEVRTEDGKRVSLKPSNHIVYDFSIDFENPVIGQQNYHFDYSIDEYKENISKARTFGFLHEVQYLRSIGLAQGGSMENAIVVDDDKILNPEGLRYENEFVRHKILDAIGDMSLLGYTLIGEYDAHAGSHHLNHLLTKKVYESEENYEILDLDEAQKESYVFQKAYALVDAN; from the coding sequence ATGAAACAAAGAACAATAGCAAAAGCAGTAGAAATAGTTGGAATCGGACTCCATAAAGGTGTTCCTGTAAAAATGAGATTAGAGCCTTTGGAAGCTAATCAGGGAATAATCTTTTATAGGTCTGATGAGGCTTTAACAATTCCTTTAAAAATAGAAAATGTTGTTGATACAAAAATGGCAACAGTTATTGGAAAAGATGGAATTGTTATTTCTACTATTGAACACTTATTGTCTGCTGTTTATGCTTATGGAATTGATAACTTACGTGTTGTTCTTGATAATGATGAGGTTCCAGTACTTGATGGAAGTTCATCAGGATATTGTATGCTAATTGATGAAGTTGGTATAAAAGAGTTAAGTGAATCAAAAAAAGTAATTAAGATAAAAAAAGAGGTTGAAGTTAGAACTGAAGATGGGAAAAGAGTATCTTTAAAACCTTCTAATCATATTGTTTATGATTTTTCTATTGATTTTGAAAATCCTGTAATTGGACAACAAAATTATCATTTTGATTATAGTATTGATGAGTATAAAGAAAATATCTCAAAAGCTAGAACTTTTGGATTTTTACATGAAGTACAATATCTTAGAAGTATAGGTCTAGCTCAAGGTGGTAGTATGGAAAATGCTATCGTTGTAGATGATGATAAAATCTTAAATCCAGAAGGTTTAAGATATGAAAATGAATTTGTAAGACATAAGATTCTTGATGCAATAGGTGATATGTCACTTTTAGGTTATACCTTAATAGGTGAATATGATGCACATGCTGGAAGCCATCACTTAAATCATTTATTGACAAAAAAAGTTTATGAATCAGAAGAAAATTATGAAATTTTAGATTTAGATGAAGCACAAAAAGAGAGTTATGTTTTTCAAAAGGCATATGCTTTAGTTGATGCAAATTAA
- the thrB gene encoding homoserine kinase, producing the protein MRISVPATSANLGPGFDTLGLALKIKNQVTIRPAKFHSVSLKGEGSNNPILKDNNMFIAIFNDFYNNLSQKKRSFRFEFENQIPLSRGLGSSSAVIVSAIASAYAIEEMELPKEKLLNLALAYESHPDNITPAVMGGFTVSSVEDNEVKFINKSIPKSLSAVVVVPNRPISTQLSRKTLPYKYSKEDAIFNVSHSSLLTAAFMSENWEMLKIASQDKFHQSYRMRQMPELFEVQKCSLNSGALMSTLSGSGSTLFSICYFEDAKKIEKELRAKFPHFKVFISGFDNYGIKVEA; encoded by the coding sequence TTGAGAATTAGTGTGCCAGCGACGAGTGCAAATTTAGGGCCAGGTTTTGATACCCTAGGATTAGCTTTAAAAATAAAAAATCAAGTAACAATAAGACCAGCAAAATTTCATAGTGTATCTTTAAAAGGTGAGGGTTCTAATAATCCTATTTTAAAAGATAACAATATGTTTATTGCTATTTTTAATGATTTTTATAATAATTTATCACAAAAAAAGAGATCTTTTAGATTTGAATTTGAAAATCAAATTCCACTTTCTAGAGGATTAGGAAGTTCATCTGCTGTTATTGTTAGTGCAATTGCATCAGCGTATGCCATAGAAGAGATGGAGTTACCAAAAGAGAAACTGCTTAATTTAGCACTTGCTTATGAGTCACATCCTGATAATATTACACCAGCTGTTATGGGTGGATTTACAGTCTCTTCAGTTGAAGATAATGAAGTGAAATTTATAAATAAGTCTATTCCAAAAAGTTTAAGTGCAGTAGTTGTTGTTCCAAATAGACCAATTTCTACACAACTTTCAAGAAAAACTTTACCATATAAGTATTCTAAAGAAGATGCCATATTTAATGTATCCCATTCTTCATTATTAACAGCTGCTTTTATGAGTGAAAATTGGGAGATGTTAAAAATAGCTTCTCAAGATAAATTTCACCAAAGTTATAGAATGAGACAGATGCCAGAGCTTTTTGAAGTTCAAAAATGCTCTTTAAATAGTGGTGCTTTGATGAGTACATTATCTGGTTCTGGTTCTACACTTTTTTCTATTTGTTATTTTGAAGATGCTAAGAAAATAGAAAAAGAGTTAAGAGCAAAATTTCCACATTTTAAAGTTTTTATTTCAGGGTTTGATAACTATGGAATAAAAGTTGAAGCATAA
- a CDS encoding DUF448 domain-containing protein, with protein MPKLEKPIRTCIVCRSKLSKENLIRLQCKDYKLISFDGIGRSFYICKECQSKTLLDEETKKIEKALFKQCKKKDEYLVQLKEIITHVR; from the coding sequence TTGCCTAAATTAGAAAAACCTATAAGAACTTGTATAGTTTGTCGTAGTAAACTAAGTAAAGAAAACTTAATTAGACTGCAGTGTAAAGATTACAAACTTATCAGTTTTGATGGAATAGGTAGGAGTTTCTATATTTGTAAAGAGTGTCAAAGTAAAACTCTTTTAGACGAAGAAACAAAAAAAATTGAAAAAGCACTTTTCAAACAGTGTAAAAAAAAAGACGAGTACTTGGTACAACTTAAGGAGATAATAACGCATGTCAGATAA
- the infB gene encoding translation initiation factor IF-2 yields the protein MSDNVRVYEIAEEAGASSNHVINKAKDLGIELKSPQSQTTVEDAEEIVNYIMTGKSKKLPQKKKVAKKVEPKIVKEEEPVVSEEPKPKEEITIKETKVEEPKEEIKPVIEKPKKTEDTSPKKTDDTQEVTDTLSVKKVVPKRRGLKIVKKKKPEEVKVVKKEEPTFSSDDSSQVKKPMKSLSEILGGNNNQENQTEAAKAKAKVQKKKAPPRAHEHGKVLEISKQEFKESDDSLLGEEVVLLDMGLTDTSKLFDDPHKPAKNNNDKQTRSSKPAAFGNRPQGLKRGRRKKRIKREVETAEVTEITIPEDVRVYEFAEACGKSASEVITVLFSLGMMVTKNDFLKQDELEILGEEFGIEVTVKDALEDVNYVEDFNEEIDKSNFVTRPPVVTIMGHVDHGKTSLLDKIRSAKVAKGEAGGITQHISAYTVEQNGKKITFVDTPGHAAFSEMRSRGASVTDIIIIVVAADDGVKPQTEEVIAHAKASGCPIIVAMNKMDKETANPDMVKSQMAEKEMLPIDWGGDIEFIGVSAHTGDGIDDLLENILIQAEMLELQADPSSKAKATVVEATLEKGRGPVATVIVQSGTLRVGDNIVSDTTYGRVKAITNDMGQPVKELGLSETGNVLGLNDIPTSGSVMVVQDSEKEARDIATTRAEHARAKELSKSTKVSLEEMSGLIAEGKIKQLPVIIKTDVGGSLEAIKGSLEKIQNDEVKVKILHAAVGGITESDVVLAGASEGCIILGFNVRPTGSIKQKAKADGITINTYSIIYDLIDDIKATLSGMMSAVIREENTGQAEVKDTFVVPKIGTVAGCLVTDGKVIKGEHARIIRDGIVTYTGKISSLKRFKDDAKEVVNGFECGIMFEKFNDIKVGDFIETFIQIEEKINIDL from the coding sequence ATGTCAGATAACGTAAGAGTATATGAAATTGCAGAAGAAGCTGGGGCTAGCAGCAACCATGTCATAAATAAAGCAAAAGATTTAGGAATTGAACTTAAATCACCTCAAAGTCAGACGACTGTCGAGGATGCAGAAGAGATTGTAAACTATATAATGACTGGAAAAAGTAAAAAACTTCCACAAAAGAAAAAAGTAGCTAAGAAGGTTGAACCTAAAATAGTTAAAGAAGAAGAACCTGTGGTAAGTGAAGAACCTAAGCCAAAAGAAGAAATTACTATTAAAGAAACTAAGGTTGAAGAACCAAAAGAAGAAATTAAACCAGTAATTGAAAAACCTAAAAAAACTGAAGATACTAGCCCTAAAAAAACTGATGATACTCAAGAAGTTACTGATACTTTATCTGTTAAAAAAGTTGTACCTAAAAGAAGAGGTTTAAAAATTGTTAAAAAGAAAAAACCTGAAGAAGTAAAAGTAGTAAAAAAAGAAGAACCAACTTTCTCTTCAGATGATTCTTCACAAGTAAAAAAACCAATGAAATCTCTTAGTGAGATTTTAGGTGGAAATAATAATCAAGAAAATCAAACAGAAGCTGCAAAAGCAAAAGCTAAAGTTCAAAAGAAAAAAGCTCCTCCAAGAGCTCATGAACATGGAAAAGTTTTAGAAATATCTAAACAAGAGTTTAAAGAATCTGATGATTCATTATTAGGTGAAGAAGTTGTTTTACTTGATATGGGATTAACAGATACATCAAAATTATTTGATGATCCGCATAAACCAGCAAAAAATAATAATGACAAACAAACTAGAAGCTCAAAACCTGCTGCCTTTGGTAATAGACCACAAGGTTTAAAAAGAGGTAGAAGAAAGAAAAGAATTAAAAGAGAAGTTGAAACAGCAGAAGTAACTGAAATTACTATACCTGAAGATGTTAGGGTTTATGAGTTTGCAGAAGCTTGTGGAAAAAGTGCTTCAGAAGTAATAACTGTATTATTTTCTTTAGGAATGATGGTTACAAAAAATGACTTCTTAAAACAAGATGAGTTAGAAATTCTTGGTGAAGAGTTTGGTATTGAAGTAACTGTAAAAGATGCTTTAGAAGATGTAAATTATGTGGAAGATTTCAATGAAGAAATTGATAAATCTAATTTTGTAACTAGACCTCCAGTTGTAACAATAATGGGACACGTTGACCATGGTAAAACTTCATTATTAGATAAAATTAGAAGTGCAAAAGTTGCAAAAGGTGAAGCTGGTGGAATTACTCAACATATTTCTGCATATACAGTTGAACAAAATGGTAAAAAAATCACTTTCGTGGATACTCCAGGACATGCTGCTTTTAGTGAAATGAGATCAAGAGGTGCAAGTGTAACTGATATTATTATCATAGTTGTTGCAGCTGATGATGGTGTTAAACCACAAACAGAAGAAGTAATAGCACATGCGAAAGCTAGTGGTTGTCCAATCATTGTTGCAATGAATAAAATGGATAAAGAAACTGCAAATCCTGATATGGTTAAATCACAAATGGCAGAAAAAGAGATGCTTCCTATTGATTGGGGTGGAGATATTGAATTTATTGGTGTTTCAGCTCACACAGGTGATGGTATTGATGATTTATTAGAGAACATTTTAATTCAAGCAGAAATGTTAGAATTACAAGCAGATCCTAGCTCAAAAGCAAAAGCTACAGTTGTGGAAGCTACACTTGAAAAAGGTAGAGGTCCAGTTGCAACTGTAATCGTGCAAAGTGGTACGCTAAGAGTTGGTGATAATATTGTTAGTGATACAACATATGGTAGAGTAAAAGCTATAACTAATGATATGGGACAACCTGTAAAAGAATTAGGACTTTCAGAAACTGGTAATGTATTGGGATTAAATGATATTCCTACATCTGGTTCTGTTATGGTTGTTCAAGATAGTGAAAAAGAAGCTAGAGATATCGCTACTACAAGAGCTGAACATGCAAGAGCTAAAGAGTTATCTAAATCAACTAAAGTATCTTTAGAAGAGATGAGTGGGTTAATTGCAGAAGGAAAAATCAAACAACTTCCAGTGATTATTAAAACTGATGTTGGTGGTTCTTTAGAAGCTATTAAAGGTTCATTAGAAAAAATCCAAAATGATGAAGTAAAAGTTAAAATTTTACATGCAGCAGTTGGTGGAATCACTGAATCTGATGTAGTTTTAGCAGGAGCTAGTGAAGGTTGTATTATCTTAGGATTTAATGTAAGACCTACTGGTTCTATTAAACAAAAAGCAAAAGCTGATGGAATTACAATCAATACATATAGTATTATTTATGATTTAATTGATGATATTAAAGCAACACTATCTGGTATGATGAGTGCAGTAATTAGAGAAGAAAATACTGGACAAGCAGAAGTTAAAGATACATTCGTAGTTCCAAAAATTGGAACTGTTGCTGGATGTTTAGTAACTGATGGTAAAGTTATCAAAGGTGAACATGCAAGAATCATTAGAGATGGTATTGTTACATATACAGGTAAAATCTCATCACTTAAAAGATTCAAAGATGATGCAAAAGAGGTTGTTAATGGATTTGAATGTGGTATTATGTTTGAAAAATTCAATGATATAAAAGTTGGAGATTTCATCGAAACATTTATTCAAATTGAAGAAAAAATCAATATAGATTTATAA
- the rbfA gene encoding 30S ribosome-binding factor RbfA, translating to MKSVNLQRTESLLMELIPEALATLNDSRIKSLGITEVNCRNGKYDAIVYYDGSDYDKKEHQILNNLLSKANGHIKTYCLNATGWYKCPNFKFQADDKLEKDLKIESLFDKIKKEKKED from the coding sequence ATGAAAAGCGTAAACTTACAAAGAACAGAGTCTCTACTTATGGAATTAATTCCTGAGGCTCTGGCTACTTTAAATGATAGTAGAATCAAATCATTAGGAATTACTGAAGTTAATTGTAGAAATGGTAAATATGATGCAATAGTTTATTATGATGGAAGTGATTATGATAAAAAAGAGCACCAAATATTAAATAATTTATTAAGTAAAGCAAATGGACATATCAAAACTTATTGTTTAAATGCAACAGGTTGGTATAAATGTCCAAACTTTAAATTTCAAGCAGATGATAAACTAGAAAAAGACTTAAAAATAGAGTCTTTATTTGATAAAATAAAAAAAGAGAAAAAAGAGGACTAA
- the rimP gene encoding ribosome maturation factor RimP — MTLEESIEMTVKGCGVELYDILTTKENDRDIFRIYITSKDGVSLDKCAEISRLVSPILDTNEPMYGKYNLEVSSPGIERKLKKTAHYISSIGENVKVKDFDKNVLKGELIFADENEIKVKTQEGEETISYDKISSASTYFEW; from the coding sequence ATGACTTTAGAAGAATCAATTGAAATGACTGTAAAAGGTTGTGGAGTTGAATTATATGATATTTTGACTACTAAAGAAAATGATAGAGACATATTTAGAATTTATATAACATCTAAAGATGGTGTTTCGCTTGATAAATGTGCAGAAATATCAAGATTAGTTTCACCTATTTTAGATACAAATGAACCAATGTATGGGAAATATAACTTAGAAGTTAGTTCTCCTGGAATTGAGAGAAAATTAAAAAAAACAGCTCATTATATCTCTTCAATTGGTGAAAATGTTAAAGTAAAAGATTTTGACAAAAATGTATTAAAAGGTGAATTGATTTTTGCCGATGAAAATGAAATAAAAGTGAAAACTCAAGAGGGTGAAGAAACTATTTCTTATGATAAAATTTCTTCAGCTTCAACTTATTTTGAATGGTAA